A genomic region of Xanthomonas fragariae contains the following coding sequences:
- a CDS encoding platelet-activating factor acetylhydrolase IB subunit has product MPTLAHPLPPSIVPADRLQEAWWAQRHAQVLEEVKRHPDTPLLLIGDSITQNYEKAEAPDEDFQPTWQTFYGSRGALNLGFSGDGTENVLWRLANGEVDGLQPKVALVLIGTNNTGHLGQTAEQAQLGIDAVVAAIEQKLPSTHILLLSVLPSDISSEKSRRDAQINQGLAVRYGDNPRVSYLDVGSVFLRDGKLRTELFYDTRFRPPAGALHPDTQGQRMLAEAVEPTLARLQGEPPVKPVAELGRDFATSLLPVDWLERDSYDWYARHHAALAIALTLKPEVVMIGDSITHFWAGPPQATRVSGAHSWQWLYGTRPVLNLGFGWDRTQNVLWRIRQGELDCLDPRWVVLQIGTNNLVGTAQSRASTPAETAQGVEAVVNEVHRRLPNSKLILMAIMPRGRNASDLHRAPITETNRLLAARYGNDPSVRLVDISNQLLQPDGTLSEALMPDGTHPSEAGYKIWAQALREAGITASP; this is encoded by the coding sequence ATGCCGACACTTGCGCACCCCCTGCCGCCTTCGATTGTTCCGGCCGACCGTTTGCAGGAAGCCTGGTGGGCGCAGCGGCATGCGCAGGTGCTGGAAGAGGTCAAGCGCCATCCAGACACGCCGCTGCTACTGATCGGCGATTCGATCACCCAGAACTATGAAAAAGCCGAAGCACCTGACGAAGACTTCCAGCCGACCTGGCAGACTTTTTACGGCAGCCGTGGCGCACTCAATCTGGGCTTCAGTGGCGACGGTACCGAAAACGTGTTGTGGCGATTGGCCAATGGTGAAGTCGACGGTCTGCAACCCAAAGTTGCGTTGGTGCTGATCGGTACCAACAACACTGGCCATCTTGGTCAGACGGCAGAGCAGGCCCAACTCGGCATCGACGCGGTGGTCGCGGCGATCGAGCAAAAATTGCCGAGCACGCACATTCTGTTGTTGAGCGTGCTGCCCAGCGATATTTCTAGCGAAAAGTCGCGCCGCGATGCGCAGATCAACCAGGGCTTGGCCGTGCGTTACGGCGACAACCCGCGCGTGAGCTATCTGGATGTCGGGTCGGTCTTTTTGCGCGACGGCAAGCTGCGCACTGAATTGTTCTACGACACCCGATTCCGCCCACCAGCCGGCGCCTTGCATCCGGACACGCAAGGTCAACGCATGCTGGCCGAAGCGGTCGAGCCGACCTTGGCACGCTTGCAGGGCGAACCGCCGGTCAAGCCGGTCGCCGAACTGGGCCGGGATTTTGCGACCTCGCTGTTGCCGGTCGATTGGCTGGAGCGGGATTCCTACGATTGGTATGCACGCCACCATGCTGCGCTCGCCATAGCGCTTACGTTGAAGCCTGAGGTGGTGATGATCGGCGATTCGATTACGCACTTCTGGGCCGGCCCGCCGCAGGCCACCCGGGTCAGCGGCGCGCATTCTTGGCAGTGGTTATACGGCACGCGGCCGGTACTGAATCTTGGCTTTGGCTGGGACCGCACCCAGAACGTGCTGTGGCGGATTCGTCAAGGTGAGCTCGACTGCCTGGATCCGCGCTGGGTCGTGCTGCAAATAGGCACCAATAATCTCGTCGGCACTGCGCAATCGCGTGCGAGTACGCCGGCCGAAACCGCACAGGGCGTGGAGGCCGTGGTAAACGAGGTGCACCGCCGCCTGCCTAATAGCAAGCTGATTTTGATGGCGATTATGCCGCGCGGCCGCAACGCCAGCGATCTGCACCGCGCGCCGATCACCGAAACCAATCGGCTGCTGGCCGCGCGTTACGGCAATGACCCGTCTGTGCGTCTGGTCGATATCAGTAACCAATTGCTGCAGCCTGACGGCACCTTGTCCGAAGCGCTGATGCCCGACGGCACGCATCCTAGCGAGGCGGGCTACAAGATCTGGGCACAGGCGCTGCGTGAGGCGGGGATCACGGCCTCGCCGTAA
- the rnr gene encoding ribonuclease R: MTKKNIPDSDRPSRRTSTSPGESTTAEKQKLPGWMPDFLVRAAAGASTKSANKRAADKALKAASPELPAMPPLPPAPRAPHPRKSGPPAPPPEGLQPAAAEFKDPHADREALRYAEPIASREAILQLLEACDGPQTAEEIAEQLNLSDRIDALGKRLAAMVREAQLVQNRRGGYAPVQQTSLIAGVVIANPEGFGFLKPDEGGDDLFLPPFEMRKVMHGDRALANVTGIDRRGRREGAIARVIERRMSRMIGRFFYEHGVAYVDPDDKRVQRNVQIAPDGIGEAREGQLVVCELIAPPDARRPAIGKIIAVLGDKLTPSLVVEMAIHGHELPHEFLQEVLDEAAAVPLVVEPGMIGGRVDLRQMPLVTIDGEDAKDFDDAVYCEPNADGFRLVVAIADVSNYVRPGTTLDDEAQKRATSVYFPGFVVPMLPETLSNGICSLMPKVDRMCFVCDMQVGRDGEVTGSRFYEAVMNSYARLTYTQVWKAVGEDDADTKAFIGPLLPQVQRLHQLYNVLSKARAHRGAIEFETSEVRFVLDNTGEVTQAGMLVRNDAHKLIEECMIAANVEAARYLLSMHVPAPYRVHERPPESKFEDLLEFLKEFQLSLPAWSKVRPGDYTKLLKKVRARPDAALLESVLLRSQSLAVYSPENNGHFGLALEAYAHFTSPIRRYPDLLVHRAIKHALTGASPEKFIYTPRQMAALSLQCSERGRRADEAEREVDERYRAAWMEKHVGGQFDGVISGVTGFGLFVELTQSKVNGLVHVTQLPQDYYQFDPIRKTLSGERRGRAFRLGDPVRVLVLKASMEERKIDFRLAEDRGDAPEPPPLPRAQPSKRKKKPY; this comes from the coding sequence ATGACAAAGAAAAATATTCCAGATTCCGATCGGCCCAGTCGCCGCACATCCACCAGCCCGGGCGAGTCCACCACCGCCGAGAAACAGAAGTTGCCGGGCTGGATGCCGGACTTCCTGGTCCGTGCCGCCGCTGGCGCGTCGACCAAGTCCGCGAACAAGCGCGCTGCCGACAAAGCCTTGAAAGCCGCCTCGCCGGAGCTTCCGGCAATGCCGCCGCTGCCGCCAGCGCCACGCGCACCGCATCCGCGCAAGAGCGGCCCGCCTGCACCGCCGCCGGAAGGGTTGCAGCCCGCTGCTGCGGAATTCAAAGATCCGCACGCTGACCGCGAGGCATTGCGTTACGCCGAGCCGATCGCAAGCCGTGAAGCCATTCTGCAGTTGCTCGAAGCCTGCGATGGCCCGCAGACCGCCGAGGAAATTGCCGAGCAATTGAATCTGAGCGACCGCATCGATGCCCTGGGCAAGCGCCTGGCTGCGATGGTGCGTGAAGCGCAGCTGGTGCAGAACCGCCGCGGCGGCTACGCGCCGGTGCAGCAGACCAGTTTGATTGCCGGTGTGGTGATCGCCAATCCGGAGGGCTTCGGGTTCCTCAAGCCGGACGAAGGTGGTGACGATCTGTTCCTGCCGCCGTTCGAAATGCGCAAGGTGATGCACGGCGATCGTGCACTTGCCAACGTTACCGGCATCGACCGCCGCGGCCGTCGCGAAGGCGCAATTGCGCGTGTGATCGAGCGCCGCATGTCGCGCATGATCGGGCGCTTTTTCTATGAGCACGGCGTGGCCTACGTTGACCCGGACGACAAGCGTGTGCAGCGCAACGTGCAGATCGCCCCGGATGGTATCGGCGAGGCGCGCGAGGGCCAGTTGGTGGTGTGCGAACTGATCGCGCCGCCGGACGCGCGTCGCCCTGCGATCGGCAAGATCATCGCGGTGCTCGGCGACAAGCTGACCCCGTCGCTGGTGGTGGAAATGGCGATCCATGGCCACGAACTGCCGCACGAATTTCTGCAGGAAGTGCTGGACGAAGCGGCCGCCGTGCCGTTGGTGGTCGAGCCCGGCATGATCGGCGGGCGCGTGGATCTGCGGCAGATGCCGCTGGTCACCATCGATGGCGAAGACGCCAAGGATTTCGACGACGCGGTGTATTGCGAACCCAACGCCGACGGCTTCCGTCTGGTGGTGGCGATTGCCGACGTGTCCAACTATGTGCGCCCGGGTACGACGCTGGACGACGAAGCACAAAAGCGTGCCACCTCGGTGTATTTCCCGGGTTTTGTGGTGCCGATGCTGCCGGAGACATTGTCCAACGGCATCTGCTCGCTGATGCCCAAGGTCGATCGCATGTGCTTCGTCTGCGACATGCAGGTGGGACGCGATGGTGAAGTGACCGGCTCGCGCTTCTACGAAGCGGTGATGAATTCGTATGCACGGCTGACTTACACCCAGGTCTGGAAGGCGGTCGGCGAAGACGACGCCGATACCAAGGCGTTTATCGGCCCGTTGTTGCCGCAGGTACAGCGTTTGCATCAGCTGTACAACGTGCTGTCGAAGGCGCGCGCACATCGCGGCGCGATCGAGTTCGAAACCTCCGAAGTGCGCTTCGTGCTCGACAACACCGGTGAGGTCACCCAGGCCGGCATGCTGGTGCGCAACGATGCGCACAAGCTGATCGAAGAATGCATGATCGCCGCCAACGTCGAGGCGGCGCGCTATCTGCTGAGCATGCATGTGCCTGCACCATACCGCGTGCATGAGCGACCGCCGGAGAGCAAGTTCGAAGACCTGCTGGAATTCCTCAAGGAGTTTCAACTGAGCCTGCCTGCGTGGAGCAAGGTGCGCCCTGGCGACTACACCAAGCTGCTGAAGAAAGTGCGTGCGCGTCCCGACGCGGCGTTGCTGGAATCGGTACTGCTGCGCAGCCAAAGCCTGGCGGTGTATTCGCCTGAGAATAACGGCCACTTCGGTCTGGCGTTGGAGGCGTATGCGCACTTCACCTCGCCGATCCGGCGTTATCCGGATCTGCTGGTGCATCGCGCCATCAAGCATGCGTTGACTGGGGCCAGCCCGGAGAAGTTCATCTACACCCCGCGCCAGATGGCGGCATTGTCGCTGCAGTGTTCCGAGCGTGGGCGGCGTGCCGACGAAGCCGAGCGCGAAGTCGACGAGCGCTATCGCGCCGCGTGGATGGAGAAGCATGTTGGTGGCCAGTTCGATGGCGTGATCAGCGGTGTGACCGGATTCGGTCTGTTCGTGGAGCTGACTCAGTCCAAGGTCAACGGCCTGGTGCATGTCACCCAGTTGCCGCAGGACTACTACCAGTTCGATCCGATCCGCAAGACACTCAGCGGCGAGCGCCGTGGCCGCGCGTTCCGTCTGGGCGACCCGGTGCGTGTATTGGTGCTCAAGGCCAGCATGGAAGAGCGCAAGATCGACTTCCGTCTGGCAGAAGATCGTGGCGACGCGCCCGAGCCGCCGCCGCTACCGCGCGCGCAGCCGTCCAAGCGCAAGAAGAAGCCATACTGA
- the rlmB gene encoding 23S rRNA (guanosine(2251)-2'-O)-methyltransferase RlmB — protein MSKQNQWIVGVNAVASSVENDADNVREVLIEAGSKNPRLTEIEEQARRKGIDVRRVNTQALDGVGGQVRHQGVAARYAAARLWAENELEGLVEAAEGRALVLVLDGVQDPHNLGACLRSAAAAGVTAVVIPKDKSATVNATVRKTSAGAADRIPVVAVTNLARCLRDLQKQGVWLYGLAGEAEASLYSVDLHGNVGLVLGGEADGLRRLTREHCDGLVKIPMPGDIESLNVSVAAGVTLFEAVRQRLGA, from the coding sequence ATGAGCAAGCAGAATCAGTGGATCGTCGGTGTCAACGCCGTCGCCTCGTCCGTCGAGAACGACGCCGACAACGTGCGTGAGGTGTTGATCGAGGCCGGTAGCAAGAATCCGCGTCTCACCGAGATCGAGGAACAGGCGCGCCGCAAGGGCATCGATGTGCGCCGGGTCAATACCCAGGCGCTGGACGGTGTGGGTGGGCAGGTGCGCCATCAGGGCGTGGCTGCGCGCTACGCTGCCGCGCGTCTGTGGGCGGAGAACGAACTGGAGGGCCTGGTCGAGGCAGCAGAAGGCCGTGCGTTGGTGCTGGTCCTGGACGGCGTGCAGGATCCGCACAACCTCGGCGCGTGCCTGCGCAGCGCGGCGGCAGCCGGTGTCACTGCGGTGGTGATCCCCAAGGACAAGTCGGCGACGGTCAACGCGACGGTGCGCAAGACCTCGGCCGGTGCAGCCGACCGCATTCCGGTGGTGGCGGTGACCAATCTGGCGCGCTGCCTGCGCGATCTCCAGAAACAGGGCGTTTGGCTGTATGGCCTGGCTGGCGAGGCTGAGGCGTCGTTGTATAGCGTCGATCTGCACGGCAATGTCGGGCTGGTGCTCGGTGGCGAGGCCGATGGTCTGCGTCGTCTCACGCGCGAGCATTGCGATGGTCTGGTCAAGATTCCGATGCCGGGCGATATCGAAAGCCTCAACGTCTCGGTCGCGGCCGGTGTGACCTTGTTTGAAGCCGTGCGTCAGCGCCTGGGCGCCTGA
- a CDS encoding two-component regulator propeller domain-containing protein, with product MNYGLGAWQTGEGRCDVQASERRDRPWRRWLSVGACLLLALCSLAAPAPARSCDHASDSWSSHNGLPHNSIRDIAQTRDGNLWFTTWESLVRCNGMEFSVIDRNTRPSLPAHVT from the coding sequence ATGAACTACGGGCTGGGCGCTTGGCAAACGGGCGAGGGCAGATGCGATGTCCAGGCGTCAGAACGACGAGATAGGCCGTGGCGGCGTTGGCTCAGCGTTGGCGCCTGCCTGCTGTTGGCGTTGTGCTCGCTTGCTGCACCCGCACCCGCACGATCATGCGATCACGCGAGCGACAGCTGGAGCTCGCACAACGGGTTGCCGCACAACTCTATACGCGATATCGCGCAGACCCGCGACGGCAACCTATGGTTTACCACCTGGGAAAGCCTGGTGCGCTGCAACGGGATGGAATTCAGTGTCATCGATCGCAATACGCGCCCAAGTCTGCCCGCGCATGTGACGTGA
- the rnt gene encoding ribonuclease T, translated as MWMNEPVDLQPATSFLPMSRRFRGYLPVVVDVETGGFDWNKHALLEIACVPIEMDAQGRFFPGETASAHLVPAPGLEIDPKSLEITGIVLDHPFRFAKHEKDALDHVFAPVRAAVKKYGCQRAILVGHNAHFDLNFLNAAVARVGHKRNPFHPFSVFDTVTLAGLAYGQTVLARAAQAAGLDWNAADAHSAVYDTEQTARLFCTIANAWPGSV; from the coding sequence ATGTGGATGAACGAACCGGTCGATCTGCAGCCTGCCACCTCCTTTTTACCCATGTCGCGGCGCTTTCGCGGCTATCTACCCGTCGTGGTGGATGTGGAAACGGGGGGATTCGACTGGAATAAGCACGCGCTGTTGGAAATTGCCTGCGTGCCGATCGAAATGGATGCTCAGGGGCGCTTTTTCCCTGGCGAAACCGCCAGTGCGCATCTGGTGCCCGCGCCTGGATTGGAAATCGACCCGAAGTCGCTGGAAATCACCGGCATCGTGCTCGATCACCCGTTCCGCTTTGCCAAGCACGAAAAAGACGCGTTGGATCATGTGTTCGCGCCAGTGCGTGCAGCGGTGAAGAAGTACGGCTGCCAGCGCGCGATCCTGGTCGGCCACAACGCGCATTTCGATCTGAACTTTCTCAACGCGGCAGTTGCGCGCGTTGGTCACAAACGCAATCCATTTCATCCGTTCAGCGTGTTCGATACGGTGACCTTGGCCGGTCTGGCGTATGGACAAACTGTGCTGGCACGCGCAGCGCAAGCAGCGGGGCTGGACTGGAACGCGGCCGATGCGCATAGCGCGGTTTACGACACCGAACAGACCGCACGGCTGTTCTGCACGATCGCCAATGCCTGGCCGGGGTCTGTTTGA
- the phoU gene encoding phosphate signaling complex protein PhoU encodes MTQHLNDHIVKSYDEEQHRLVAEILRMGDTAVAQLEAALDVVERRDDHAAHRIVVNDEAIDALEHAISHDVMRLALRGPMARDLREILAGLRIPADIERIGDYAANVAKRSIALNSAPPLPQTVGLRALGQMAATAVRDAVQAYRDKDANAAIRVRDEDARLDAQYTALFRELLTYMMEDPRNITPCTHLLFMAKNLERIGDHATNIAENVWFLVHGEQPLPPRLKRDDTSTTGVI; translated from the coding sequence ATGACCCAGCACCTCAACGACCATATCGTCAAAAGTTACGACGAGGAGCAGCACCGTCTTGTCGCCGAGATCCTGCGCATGGGCGACACAGCGGTGGCGCAGCTGGAGGCCGCACTGGATGTGGTGGAACGTCGCGATGACCATGCAGCGCATCGCATTGTGGTCAACGACGAAGCGATCGATGCGCTCGAGCATGCGATCAGCCATGACGTGATGCGTCTGGCCCTGCGTGGTCCGATGGCACGCGACCTGCGCGAAATTCTCGCCGGCCTGCGCATTCCGGCCGATATCGAACGCATCGGCGATTACGCGGCCAACGTGGCCAAGCGCTCGATCGCGCTCAATTCCGCACCGCCCCTGCCGCAGACGGTCGGCCTTCGGGCACTTGGTCAGATGGCTGCCACCGCAGTGCGCGACGCTGTGCAGGCATATCGCGACAAGGACGCCAATGCGGCCATCCGTGTACGCGACGAAGATGCGCGCTTGGACGCGCAATACACTGCGCTGTTCCGCGAATTGCTGACTTACATGATGGAAGATCCGCGCAATATCACCCCGTGCACGCATCTGCTGTTCATGGCCAAGAATCTGGAACGCATCGGCGACCACGCCACCAATATCGCCGAGAACGTCTGGTTCCTGGTGCATGGCGAGCAGCCGCTGCCGCCGCGACTGAAGCGCGACGACACCAGCACAACTGGCGTCATCTGA
- the pstB gene encoding phosphate ABC transporter ATP-binding protein PstB, protein MNDLQNAKPMHRIAVRAAKGAPTAQAPVKVAARNLDFYYDKYHALKSINIEIPEKRVTALIGPSGCGKSTLLRIFNRIYALYPKMEARGEVLLDNENILSPKYPMNRLRSKVGMVFQKPVPFPMTIFENVAYGIRHHEKLSKADMQNRVEQALRQGALWDEVKDKLGQSALGLSGGQQQRLCIARAVALRPDVLLLDEPTSALDPISTSRIEQLMEELKREYTIVIVTHNMQQAARVSDYTAFMYLGDLIEHDRTGTIFSQPSKQQTEDYITGRFG, encoded by the coding sequence ATGAACGATCTCCAAAACGCCAAGCCGATGCATCGCATCGCTGTTCGGGCCGCCAAGGGGGCGCCGACGGCGCAGGCGCCGGTGAAGGTGGCCGCACGCAATCTGGATTTTTATTACGACAAATACCACGCGCTCAAGAGCATCAACATTGAGATTCCGGAAAAGCGCGTCACCGCGTTGATCGGTCCCTCTGGTTGCGGCAAGTCGACGTTGCTGCGCATCTTCAACCGTATCTACGCGCTGTATCCGAAGATGGAGGCGCGTGGCGAAGTGCTGCTGGATAACGAAAACATCCTGTCGCCGAAGTACCCGATGAACCGCTTGCGCAGCAAGGTCGGCATGGTGTTCCAGAAGCCGGTGCCGTTTCCGATGACGATCTTCGAAAACGTCGCCTACGGCATTCGTCACCACGAAAAACTGTCCAAGGCCGACATGCAGAACCGTGTCGAGCAGGCACTGCGTCAAGGCGCGCTGTGGGACGAGGTCAAAGACAAGCTGGGGCAAAGTGCGTTGGGGCTGTCCGGCGGTCAACAGCAGCGTTTGTGCATTGCACGTGCGGTTGCGCTGCGTCCGGACGTGTTGTTGCTGGACGAACCGACCTCGGCGCTGGATCCGATTTCTACCAGCCGCATCGAGCAGTTGATGGAAGAGCTCAAGCGCGAGTACACCATCGTGATCGTGACCCACAACATGCAGCAGGCTGCGCGCGTGTCCGACTACACTGCCTTCATGTATCTGGGCGATCTGATCGAACACGACCGCACTGGAACGATTTTTTCCCAACCGTCCAAGCAGCAAACCGAGGACTACATCACCGGCCGCTTCGGTTGA
- the pstA gene encoding phosphate ABC transporter permease PstA, with protein MSSVSQSLYNRRRVTNVVALLLSCVTALFGLLFLAWILWTLLSKGVPGIDLNLFTKMTPPPMQEGGLLNAFFGSAVMCGLALAIGTPLGIAAGTWLAEYGNARKAGLVVRFVNDILLSAPSIVLGLFVYTLYVMQTGGRFSAFAGALSLAFIVLPVVVRTTDEMLRLVPAQMREAALSLGIPQWKVTVQVLYRSASAGILTGILLALARISGETAPLLFTAFGNQYWNSNIFQPMASVPVIMNQFAGSPYETWQTLAWAGALVLTVFVFLVSLGARALLLRNKISND; from the coding sequence ATGTCGTCTGTCTCGCAATCCCTCTACAACCGCCGCCGCGTGACCAATGTCGTTGCGCTGCTGCTGTCGTGCGTCACCGCGTTGTTCGGGTTGTTGTTCCTGGCCTGGATTCTGTGGACCTTGTTGTCCAAAGGCGTGCCGGGCATCGACCTCAATCTGTTTACCAAGATGACTCCGCCGCCGATGCAGGAAGGCGGTTTGCTGAATGCTTTCTTCGGCAGTGCGGTGATGTGCGGCCTGGCGCTGGCGATCGGCACGCCGCTGGGTATTGCAGCAGGCACCTGGTTGGCCGAGTACGGCAATGCACGCAAGGCCGGTTTGGTGGTGCGCTTTGTCAACGACATTCTGTTGTCGGCGCCGTCGATCGTGCTCGGCCTGTTCGTGTACACGCTGTACGTGATGCAGACCGGCGGGCGCTTTTCGGCGTTTGCTGGCGCGCTCTCGCTGGCCTTTATCGTGTTGCCGGTAGTAGTACGCACCACAGACGAAATGCTGCGGCTGGTGCCGGCGCAGATGCGCGAGGCGGCGTTGTCGCTGGGCATTCCGCAGTGGAAGGTCACCGTGCAGGTGCTGTATCGCAGCGCCTCGGCCGGCATCCTCACCGGCATCCTGCTTGCGCTGGCACGCATCAGCGGCGAAACCGCGCCGCTGCTGTTCACCGCCTTCGGCAATCAATACTGGAACAGCAATATCTTTCAGCCGATGGCCAGCGTGCCGGTGATCATGAATCAGTTCGCCGGTAGCCCCTACGAAACCTGGCAAACCCTGGCCTGGGCCGGTGCACTGGTGTTGACGGTGTTCGTGTTCTTGGTGAGCCTGGGTGCACGTGCTCTGCTCTTGCGCAACAAGATTTCCAATGACTGA
- the pstC gene encoding phosphate ABC transporter permease subunit PstC: MNATAIPEAMTAPRGRDLRDARADRLFKLALATTVVFVLLALGSAALSMLWGGRHVLQMQGLSFFYSADWNPVENKYGALAPIYGTLVTALIAMVIAIPVSFGIAFFLTEVSPRWLRGPVGTAIELLAGIPSIIYGMWGLFVLVPVMTEHVTPWLNDHLGTLPLIGPLFQGPPLGIGLLTAGFVLAIMVIPFISSVMREVFLTVPTRLKESAYALGSTKWEVSWDIVLPYTRSAVIGGVFLGLGRALGETMAVAFVVGNTVRLSPSLLEPGTTIAALIANDFGEATETYRSALLLLGFVLFIVTFIVLAIARFMLMQLSRREGN, from the coding sequence ATGAATGCCACCGCAATTCCTGAAGCGATGACCGCGCCACGCGGCCGCGATCTGCGCGATGCACGCGCAGATCGCCTGTTCAAGCTTGCGCTGGCCACCACGGTCGTTTTCGTCCTGTTGGCGCTCGGCAGCGCTGCGCTATCGATGCTGTGGGGCGGGCGCCATGTCCTGCAGATGCAGGGCCTGAGCTTTTTCTATTCTGCCGACTGGAATCCGGTCGAAAACAAATACGGCGCACTGGCGCCGATCTACGGCACCTTGGTCACCGCGTTGATCGCGATGGTAATCGCGATACCGGTGAGTTTCGGTATCGCATTCTTCCTCACCGAAGTTTCGCCGCGCTGGTTACGCGGCCCGGTCGGCACGGCGATCGAATTGCTGGCCGGCATCCCTTCGATCATCTACGGCATGTGGGGCCTGTTCGTGCTGGTGCCGGTGATGACAGAGCACGTGACACCATGGCTCAACGATCACCTCGGAACATTGCCGTTGATTGGCCCGCTGTTTCAAGGGCCGCCGCTGGGGATCGGTTTGCTCACCGCAGGTTTCGTGCTGGCAATCATGGTGATTCCGTTTATCTCTTCGGTGATGCGCGAAGTGTTCCTGACAGTGCCGACGCGTTTGAAGGAATCGGCGTATGCGCTGGGTTCGACCAAGTGGGAAGTCAGCTGGGACATCGTGCTGCCTTACACCCGCTCTGCGGTGATCGGCGGCGTATTTCTGGGCCTAGGCCGTGCGCTCGGCGAAACCATGGCGGTGGCCTTCGTGGTCGGCAACACGGTGCGGTTGTCGCCGTCGCTGCTGGAGCCCGGCACCACCATTGCTGCGTTGATCGCCAATGATTTCGGCGAGGCTACCGAGACCTATCGTTCGGCCTTGTTGCTGCTGGGCTTTGTGCTGTTCATCGTGACCTTTATCGTGCTGGCGATTGCGCGCTTCATGTTGATGCAGCTGTCGCGTCGGGAGGGCAACTGA
- the pstS gene encoding phosphate ABC transporter substrate-binding protein PstS, with amino-acid sequence MKLQSASLTALSLTIALALAACSPGKDAQSGDAAKGAPSAGTTASNSKSAEISGAGASFIYPLMSKWSADYNAATSNKVNYQSIGSGGGIAQIKAGTVDFGSTDKPLDSTELQQAGLGQFPSAIGGVVPVVNLEGITPGKLRLTGALLGDIFLGKVTMWNDAAIVAANPGVTLPATKINLVHRSEGSGTTFNFSNYLSKVSPEWKSKVGEGTSVQWPGGVGGKGNEGVASYVQQIKGSIGYVELAYALQNKMPYTSMQNAAGQWVEPNAESFAAAAASADWANAKDFNLVITNAPGQKAWPITATNFMLMHKQPKDAARSKATLDFFKWALENGQAQASELHYVPLPPELVKQIEAYWGSEFK; translated from the coding sequence ATGAAACTGCAGTCGGCCAGCCTGACCGCCCTGTCTCTCACCATCGCCCTCGCCCTGGCCGCGTGCTCGCCCGGCAAGGACGCGCAGTCCGGCGACGCCGCAAAGGGTGCTCCAAGCGCAGGTACCACTGCCAGCAACAGCAAGAGCGCTGAAATCTCCGGCGCCGGTGCATCCTTCATCTACCCGCTGATGTCCAAGTGGTCGGCCGACTACAACGCCGCCACCAGCAACAAGGTGAACTACCAGTCGATCGGTTCCGGCGGCGGAATTGCGCAGATCAAGGCCGGCACCGTGGATTTCGGTTCGACCGATAAGCCGCTGGACAGCACCGAATTGCAGCAGGCCGGCCTGGGCCAGTTCCCGTCGGCGATCGGCGGCGTGGTGCCGGTGGTGAATCTGGAAGGCATCACACCGGGCAAGCTGCGGCTGACCGGCGCGCTGCTGGGCGACATCTTCCTGGGCAAGGTCACCATGTGGAACGACGCGGCGATTGTCGCAGCCAATCCGGGCGTGACCCTGCCGGCCACCAAGATCAATCTGGTACATCGCTCGGAGGGTTCGGGCACCACGTTCAACTTCTCCAACTACTTGTCCAAGGTCAGCCCGGAGTGGAAAAGCAAGGTCGGCGAAGGCACCTCCGTGCAGTGGCCGGGTGGCGTTGGCGGCAAGGGTAACGAAGGCGTGGCCTCGTACGTGCAGCAGATCAAGGGCTCAATCGGTTACGTCGAACTGGCTTACGCGCTGCAGAATAAGATGCCGTATACCTCGATGCAAAACGCAGCCGGCCAGTGGGTCGAACCGAATGCCGAGAGCTTTGCAGCCGCGGCTGCCAGCGCCGATTGGGCCAACGCCAAGGATTTCAACCTGGTGATCACCAACGCACCAGGCCAGAAGGCATGGCCGATCACCGCGACCAACTTCATGCTGATGCACAAGCAACCCAAGGATGCCGCGCGCAGCAAGGCGACGCTGGACTTCTTCAAGTGGGCGCTGGAAAACGGCCAAGCCCAGGCCAGCGAACTGCATTACGTGCCGCTGCCGCCAGAGCTGGTGAAGCAGATCGAGGCCTACTGGGGCAGCGAGTTCAAGTGA